In Heliangelus exortis chromosome 12, bHelExo1.hap1, whole genome shotgun sequence, the genomic stretch gccaccGCCGCTGTGCGCAGGCTCGGCCGGCCCCTCGCCCGGCGCGGAGGAGCAGCTCGCCGGCGGTAAGCGGGTGGGTGGCTCCGCGCCGCTCCGcgcctctccccttcccttcccccccccccttcccctttccccacaTCCCCCTCAGCGCATCCCCCATCCCCAtgggggggcggcggcggcggcgggcgcggcCCTAGCGCGGCCGCGGTGCGGGGGGACCCGCATGGCCCCCGGCGGCTGCGCCCCGCGGCGCCGGagcggcggcgggaggaggaggaggaggaggagggcggcGGCGGGGACGGGGGCGCCGGGCAGCGCGGCCCTCGGGCCCGGTGCGCTGCCGCGGCGCTGAGCCCCCGCGGCCCTGCCTGCGCGGAGCCgccgaggaggaggagaaggaggaagaggaggaggaggaaggaccCGATGGCGAACAGCAGcgagctggggagcagcagcagcccgCACCTGCCGAGCGCCGGCGGCCTGCTGAGCGCCTCCGGGCTGAAATTGGCCACCTTGGGCTTGATCCTTTGCGTCAGCCTGGCGGGCAACGTGCTCTTCGCCTGGCTCATCCTCAAGGACCGGCACCTGCACCGCGCCCCGTACTACCTGCTGCTGGACCTCTGCCTGGCCGACGGGCTCCGCTCCCTGGCCTGCTTCCCCTTCGTCATGCTGTCGGTTCGCAGCGGGGCCGCCTGGCCCCACGGGCCCCTCAGCTGCAAGGTGCTGGCTTTCCTGGCCGTGCTTTTCTGCTTCCACGCCGCCTTCCTGCTCTTCTGCGTGGGGGTGACTCGCTACATGGCCATCGCCCACCACCGCTTCTACGCCAAGCGTATGACGGGCTGGACCTGCCTGGCTGTGGTGTGCATGGTGTGGACCCTCTCCATGGCCATGGCTTTCCCCCCCGTCTTCGACGTGGGCACCTACAAGTTCATCCGGGAGGAGGAGCAGTGCATCTTCGAGCACCGCTACGTCAAGGCCAACGACACGCTGGGCTTCATGCTCATGCTGGCGGCCGTCATCGCTGCCACCCACCTGGTCTACATCAAGCTGCTCTTCTTCATCCACGGCCACCGTAAGATGAAGCCGGCCCAACTGGTCCCAGCTATCAGCCAGAACTGGACTTTCCATGGCCCGGGTGCCACCGGCCAAGCAGCCGCCAACTGGACGGCCGGTTTTGGCAGGGGGCCCACGCCGCCCACCCTGGTGGGCATAAGGCAGGCCACCCACAGCCAGATCAagaggctgctggtgctggaggagtTTAAGATGGAGAAAAGGCTCTGCAAGATGTTCTACATGATCACCTTgctcttcctgctgctctggtcCCCTTACATTGTGGCCTGCTACCTGCGGGTCTTCATTAAGGCCAGCTCCATCCCCCAAGTCTACCTGACCACCTCCGTCTGGATGACGTTTGCCCAGGCAGGGGTCAACCCCATCCTCTGCTTCATCTTCAACAAGGAGCTCAGGGTCTGTCTCCGAGCCCACTTCCCATGCTGCCAAAGCATCCAGAGCACCCAGGGCACCATCCTTTGCGATCTCAAGAGCTTTGGGATGTAGGGGGgggcttttctctttctgagaaaaaagaaagatggatataattttccatgtttctgCATATGATCTCAAGAGAGAGCGTGACCTGTGGGGGACAAACTAAACCACCACCCAGCACCCAAACCTTAGGCTGTAAGaagctattttatttatttttctatattttgcGTATGCTCTCTTCAGAACATAAAAAGGTTGCTGTCTATGGGAACAGGTACTTGAGCAGAACACCCCCAAACCTTAGGCAGTAAGAAGCTGTTCTTCTTTGTGATTGTgtggtttttaaacaaaaaaaagaacaaaaaacaggGCTCGAGTTTCTGGTCTTGCTTCTAACCTTTCTAGACATGATTCCAACAGATATGGATTAAGGCCatgacattttgttttgttttgttattccTGTCTGTTTTGATAAAGGCTTAACAATTTTACTCATGTAATATTTGATAAGGGCCAAGACAATTTTATactaaagttattttttatgaCCTCAAGAGGtgttgttttattattattatttgattttCAGTGAAGAACAAGAAGAGGACGTTCCTGATGTGGTCAGAAATCAGTTTTTGGTGGGAGCTGTTGGGTTCATTCATTCTCAAATGGTTTTGAGTATTTGAAGCAGTTACTTTTAACTTTTGCTTGACATGCAGTCAGTGTAGAactaatttaaattttcttgttGCACTATTCATTTGGTAATATTTCAGAACTCTTTgtgaaatgtgattttaaaatatcaactttaaaaataatcaactAACCAGTTTTTAAAACCTAGATTGAAATTCATATTTTACTGCCTTTATAGGAAGTTATCTACAAACCTGGGTAATACTTGTACATTTTGactgttttctttaataaaatattgaaaaccTTTACTGTATGTAATTGTTTCAGAATGGCAGCATTCTGCTTTGCTGACAAATAACTTGTGTATTGGAAGGTTGTTATGTCTTGTGTCTGAGTAGATTTCACAGCTGAGGTTATTATGGACAAGCACAATCCTTATTTGCTGTTAGATCTCAATTTAGGTGTTTATACTAATAAAAGTGACTAAAGCTATTTTTAAGAAGACTTAAGTTCATGACGGGTGCAACAGGTCTAAATAGTgccatttttttgtgtgtctacTGAAACCAAAGTTCTCTCTTAGCTAATGGCTCCTCCATTAATGATAGAAGAGAAGGCATAATTGTGCATCACTAATTTAAGTTGGCAAAGCAGGATTTTAGCAGGGTGAGCACTGTACTCACTGATTAACTATGTTTTTAGTGggcaatttacattttttaagcaTGGCATTTTAACCTGCTGTGTTCTGCAAAAACTTCTCTGGAAGTACTTAAACTGTCAGCCTGCTGGCAGGATCCTGACACAAGCTTTTAGCCATCCCAGAGGAAGCTGTCCCTGGTGTGCTTGCTTTCTGAGGCATCACCTAACAtttagcagtaaaaaaaaaaaaaaacaaaaacttgagCAGTGCTGAAGTGCCACCCAAAGTGACAGCGAGAAGCTCAGTCCCTGTGAAGAAATCTTCATCTGTGCTAAGAGTATTTCTGTAGAGAGCAGTCCAAAGTTGTTAGACATCAGCTGAGAAATAGCTGTCCTGACTGTGAAGTGAGCACAGAAGAGATGCCTGTGACAGTTGGATCAGAAGAGGGCTGAGGTGGCAGCTCCAGATTTAGGGAGGGAAGGAAACTAGGAGGAGgcttctggtttgcttttctgtcttgctttcCAACCCCAACTCGGATCTGAACAGCAGAGAGGCAACAATTCTCCAAGTGCACACGGAGAAGTTTGGAATTTGAGCTGTTGGTGTAGCCAcggagaagggagaagggaggaggaggatggagctgTACTGATGCTGCAAGAATTGGGCTGAGAAGTGGCACCAGGGATGGAGTCtcctgaaagcaaagcaagaatTAATGAGCATTTCCAAAACTTCTTGGAAATGCATCTGTGTAGAGAAGGAAAGTCAAAAAAAGTGGATTACAGCAGAAGCTGGTTATGGTGCTAGCTAAATATTCATCCTGGAATATCAGCTCATTGCTTAGTGAATCGAGGGGAGTAATGGGGTGGAGCTGTGTTACTGAGATTTGGGGGGAGTTATATTCCAAGAATACCTTACATGCCTGGTTTACTGTTAGGTCTTTGTATTTCCTTAAAACTTCTGCAATGTAGGGCCCAAAACTGTGGCCTATAACTCAAATCTTGCCTTCTTTTGCCTAATCCTGCTGGTACCCAAgccaatgttttctttctcttactcTATTAAAAATGCTTGATACTTTGGCATCCTCTCTCTTCCAGGCTATAAGTAGTACAGTTTTGATTCTATTTAAACCTCAGAGATGggaaaataagttattttaaaacctCTTCATAGGCTGCAAGGAATGGATTTTTCACTTGTAGAAAAATATAGTTACGTAGTCTATTGTATATGtgggagatgaaaaaaaaaaatcacctttgaGTGACCTGATGCTTTTATTTAGACTTAGCTCACCAAGCCATGCTGCTGTATTGAATTCTGGTCTCTGTGCATCCCCCATCTCAGAGATGCCCTTGCTGGGTGGCTGACTCTGGTTCTTACCCACTGGAGATAACTGATGCTTTGCTGTCACCCATCAGGGGTAACAAGACCCTACCTTGCTACAGCAAAAGGGgacaaaaaattcaaaataaatgcCTGGATCCCATGCCTTTTGCTTGCATGTACTTGCAGGGCTGTCTCAGGACTTCTGAAATACACAGAGGGTGGAATCAGTACTATTTGAAGTTAATTTTATGTTTGAAGTACTGGTAATATCAGGCAGATTATTATCCTGGCCATGCTGgcacagaagagaagaaactcCAGTAGATTTAATTCAGGGTTTAGATGGCTGGAGCTTCATTCCAGAAAATGTGAAACTAAATATCAAGGACAAATGCatggcagaaaaggaaaagagtgcTATGTGCTGACACACCACCAAACACCACTATCCTGCTGGCTCAGAGTACACCAAGAAAgtatgaaaaaacagaaagtgcTGGAGAGGCACCAGGGGATAAATTTGCCTTCtaaaatatgaggaaaaaaaaaaaaagattaaaaagttggaaaaaaaaaaaaaaacctagctTTTCCAAAGCACAGCATTAACATGTTCTCACAGCATCCTTTAGTCTGCCCATAGGGAAAGTGGGTCACTGAGATTAAATGCTTTGACCAAGATCAGAGAAGGGATGTCAGGGAGGATGAAAACCAGCTCCAAATAACAAAAGTAGgcaaataatattaaaagaatgggctgagcacagggagcCATCCCTCATGCTGTTGGGACCTCTGAGGAAGAGCCCAAAGCCTCCATGTCCTCAGCTGCCCATCCAAAAACCAAagttctgctgctctggctcaGAAGTACCAAGGGCTGAGACTCCCTGAGAGCTGAGTGGTAATAATTACCTCCCACGTCCACGTGAG encodes the following:
- the GPR27 gene encoding probable G-protein coupled receptor 27 is translated as MANSSELGSSSSPHLPSAGGLLSASGLKLATLGLILCVSLAGNVLFAWLILKDRHLHRAPYYLLLDLCLADGLRSLACFPFVMLSVRSGAAWPHGPLSCKVLAFLAVLFCFHAAFLLFCVGVTRYMAIAHHRFYAKRMTGWTCLAVVCMVWTLSMAMAFPPVFDVGTYKFIREEEQCIFEHRYVKANDTLGFMLMLAAVIAATHLVYIKLLFFIHGHRKMKPAQLVPAISQNWTFHGPGATGQAAANWTAGFGRGPTPPTLVGIRQATHSQIKRLLVLEEFKMEKRLCKMFYMITLLFLLLWSPYIVACYLRVFIKASSIPQVYLTTSVWMTFAQAGVNPILCFIFNKELRVCLRAHFPCCQSIQSTQGTILCDLKSFGM